The Treponema primitia ZAS-1 genome window below encodes:
- the arfB gene encoding alternative ribosome rescue aminoacyl-tRNA hydrolase ArfB: MSIIVVRALSLASPPPLCYHPPMDQFLLRQSIRLAAQPSFSRSGGPGGQNVNKVNTKVTLHLRLGDLAGLSEAELSRVRLILASRITGEDEIVILSSEERSQRTNLERGLARLEALVCAAARLPKHRRPTKPTRASREQRLQTKHHHGQKKQDRQRPGPE; the protein is encoded by the coding sequence ATGTCAATTATTGTCGTACGTGCGCTGAGTCTGGCGTCACCCCCTCCTTTATGCTACCATCCCCCCATGGACCAGTTTCTCCTCCGCCAATCTATCCGCCTCGCTGCTCAGCCCAGCTTTTCCCGCTCCGGCGGTCCCGGCGGGCAGAACGTCAACAAGGTCAACACCAAGGTAACCCTGCATCTGCGGCTGGGGGATCTGGCGGGGCTGAGTGAGGCGGAGCTGTCCAGGGTCCGGCTTATCCTGGCCTCCCGGATTACCGGGGAAGACGAAATAGTTATCCTGTCCAGCGAGGAGCGGTCCCAGCGGACCAACCTGGAGCGGGGCCTTGCCCGGCTGGAAGCCCTGGTTTGCGCTGCGGCCCGGCTCCCCAAACACCGGCGGCCCACAAAGCCTACCCGGGCCAGTCGGGAACAACGGCTTCAGACCAAGCATCACCACGGGCAGAAAAAGCAGGACCGACAGCGGCCGGGACCGGAGTAG
- the relB gene encoding DUF6290 family protein, translating to MADVMVSVRFSEEEGRKLNEIATLTKRSRSFFIKQAVKEKLEDLETYYLGEAALQEWVAEGKEEYSIEDLDKMIENGFLKDV from the coding sequence ATGGCGGATGTGATGGTATCGGTCCGGTTTTCCGAGGAAGAAGGACGGAAGCTCAATGAAATTGCCACCCTGACCAAACGGTCCCGATCGTTCTTTATCAAACAGGCGGTAAAGGAGAAATTAGAAGATTTGGAGACCTATTATCTTGGGGAAGCGGCATTACAGGAATGGGTTGCGGAAGGCAAAGAGGAATATTCCATCGAGGATCTGGATAAAATGATCGAAAACGGATTCCTAAAGGATGTTTAG
- a CDS encoding type II toxin-antitoxin system RelE family toxin gives MFRITLAPRAIKNLSKLEKPIQCAIRDYLKKIESLGTHAELYAAGGEELRGNLKGLWKFKDKSFKNFRLIGYWKEEKWILLLCIENRNEVYQNKDDLAKKIRKQGQ, from the coding sequence ATGTTTAGAATCACCTTGGCCCCGAGGGCCATAAAGAACCTGTCAAAACTTGAAAAACCGATTCAGTGTGCCATTCGGGATTACCTTAAAAAGATTGAGTCCTTGGGCACCCATGCGGAACTTTATGCTGCGGGAGGGGAAGAACTAAGGGGTAACTTAAAAGGACTATGGAAATTTAAGGATAAATCTTTTAAAAATTTCAGACTTATTGGGTATTGGAAAGAAGAAAAGTGGATTTTGTTACTGTGCATAGAAAATAGAAATGAGGTATATCAAAACAAAGACGATCTGGCTAAGAAAATCCGAAAACAGGGACAATAA
- the floA gene encoding flotillin-like protein FloA (flotillin-like protein involved in membrane lipid rafts): protein MPYLILLVIVGLFALGFLFLFFRFFGLWFRSLLSGAYVGLGKLVGMWLRHVNAGIIVDSRIMLTKAGIEVDSDMLETHFLARGDVIKVSRALVAANKANIPLPFQRAAAIDLAGRDVLEAVRTSVNPKVIDCPDTSKGKHTIDAVAKDGIQLQVKARVTVRANLERLVGGATEETIIARVGEGIVTTIGSSESYKTVLENPDTISKRVLDKGLDAGTAFEILSIDIADIDVGENVGAKLQADQAEADKRRFQAEAEKRRAAAQAREQEMIALVQENRAKVVLAEAEIPLAIAEAFKQGHLGVMDYYRLKNVQADTDMRSSIGSASGEK from the coding sequence ATGCCCTATCTTATTCTTTTGGTTATCGTCGGTTTATTCGCCCTTGGGTTCCTGTTTTTGTTTTTCCGCTTCTTCGGGCTTTGGTTCCGGTCTCTCCTTTCCGGGGCCTATGTGGGGCTGGGGAAGCTCGTCGGCATGTGGCTGCGGCACGTAAACGCCGGGATCATTGTGGATTCCCGGATCATGCTTACCAAGGCGGGGATAGAGGTGGATTCGGATATGCTGGAGACCCACTTCCTTGCCCGTGGGGATGTTATTAAAGTAAGCCGCGCCCTGGTGGCGGCCAATAAAGCCAATATACCCCTGCCTTTCCAGCGGGCGGCTGCCATCGATCTGGCGGGCCGGGATGTGCTGGAAGCGGTACGGACCAGCGTTAACCCCAAGGTGATTGACTGTCCCGATACAAGCAAGGGGAAGCATACCATTGATGCGGTGGCCAAGGACGGCATACAGCTCCAGGTCAAAGCCCGGGTAACGGTCAGGGCGAACCTTGAACGTCTGGTCGGCGGCGCCACCGAGGAAACCATTATCGCCCGGGTAGGGGAGGGTATTGTTACCACCATCGGTTCCTCCGAATCCTACAAGACGGTGCTGGAAAACCCCGACACTATTTCTAAGCGGGTTCTGGACAAGGGGCTTGATGCGGGTACCGCCTTCGAGATCCTTTCCATAGATATTGCGGATATCGACGTTGGTGAAAACGTAGGGGCCAAGCTCCAGGCCGACCAGGCCGAAGCGGACAAGCGCCGTTTCCAGGCGGAGGCGGAAAAGCGCCGCGCCGCAGCCCAGGCCCGGGAGCAGGAAATGATCGCCCTGGTCCAGGAAAACCGCGCCAAGGTAGTCCTTGCGGAAGCGGAGATCCCCCTGGCCATTGCCGAAGCCTTTAAGCAGGGCCATCTGGGCGTCATGGACTATTACCGGCTCAAGAATGTCCAGGCCGATACGGATATGCGATCTTCCATAGGCTCCGCTTCCGGCGAGAAGTAG
- a CDS encoding chromate transporter, producing the protein MKLLFLFVQFFKIGLFSIGGGYATLPFLYEMADKYDWLSVENIGDMLAVAQSLPGAIGVNLSAYTGFQYAGIPGGLIASIGLISPSVIIIIIVARILNTFKESKVVDSLFSGFRPAGAGLLSAAALGALAISLYNPAAEVWTAMFRWRECILFAAIFLLIKLLKKHPVVYIAAAGVVGIVLGL; encoded by the coding sequence GTGAAATTACTTTTCCTCTTTGTGCAGTTTTTTAAGATAGGCCTTTTTTCAATTGGCGGGGGATACGCGACCCTGCCCTTTCTCTACGAAATGGCGGACAAGTACGATTGGCTCAGCGTGGAAAATATTGGGGATATGCTGGCGGTGGCCCAGTCCCTGCCGGGGGCTATCGGAGTAAACCTTTCGGCTTATACGGGGTTTCAGTACGCCGGCATACCCGGGGGCCTGATTGCGTCGATTGGGCTCATAAGCCCTTCTGTTATCATTATCATCATTGTTGCCCGGATCCTCAACACTTTTAAGGAAAGCAAGGTTGTGGACTCCCTGTTTTCCGGCTTCCGTCCCGCCGGAGCGGGGCTCCTCTCCGCCGCCGCATTGGGGGCCCTTGCCATCTCCCTGTATAACCCCGCCGCCGAAGTCTGGACCGCAATGTTCCGTTGGAGGGAATGTATTCTTTTTGCGGCGATATTCCTGCTTATTAAACTTCTGAAGAAACATCCCGTCGTTTATATCGCCGCTGCCGGTGTTGTTGGTATAGTCCTGGGTCTCTAA
- a CDS encoding chromate transporter, translating to MKEYFDLLVTFLKLGVLTFGGGYAMIPVVERELIKKKGWTTMDEVMNYYTIAQVTPGIIAVNLSTFIGYKQKGPLGGVLATIGFVLPGVVFISSIAICLSNFADLPVVQHAFTGIRVAVGALILDTVIKMVKGVFKNWKSLVIYIIAFVLSFVWSVSPVLLVIAAGLLGLLVFRPKTGEGK from the coding sequence ATGAAAGAGTATTTTGATCTGCTCGTAACCTTTCTCAAACTTGGGGTGCTCACCTTCGGCGGGGGGTATGCCATGATCCCCGTGGTGGAACGGGAGCTCATAAAAAAGAAAGGCTGGACCACCATGGACGAGGTGATGAATTATTACACCATCGCCCAGGTGACTCCCGGCATCATCGCAGTGAATCTTTCTACCTTCATCGGGTATAAGCAAAAAGGTCCCCTGGGGGGCGTTCTTGCCACTATCGGTTTTGTGCTTCCCGGCGTTGTCTTTATCAGCAGTATTGCTATCTGCCTGAGCAACTTCGCGGATCTTCCCGTGGTGCAGCACGCCTTTACGGGCATACGGGTTGCGGTTGGGGCGCTGATCCTGGACACGGTGATCAAGATGGTAAAAGGGGTATTCAAAAACTGGAAGTCCCTGGTGATATATATCATCGCCTTTGTCCTTTCCTTCGTTTGGAGCGTCTCCCCGGTACTGCTGGTGATTGCCGCCGGGCTGTTAGGATTGTTGGTGTTCCGGCCAAAAACGGGAGAGGGCAAGTGA
- the aspS gene encoding aspartate--tRNA ligase — protein sequence MKRTTNCGALRKADTGKTVVLNGWVHRKRDHGGISFINLRDRYGISQVVVDSDAPAELSALAAELRNEFCIAVEGIVRSRPDTMINPDMPTGEIEVVAKKLLILNRSEVLPFQVDEESEAKEELRLSYRYLDLRSAGMQRRIKLRNDVAFAVREWMIGQGFYEIETPTFIKSTPEGARDYLVPSRLYPGKFYALPQSPQLYKQILMVGGFDKYFQIARCYRDEDARGDRQPEFTQIDIEMSFVSRDDILAMTEGLMGHVFKKTLDRELPPHFTRLSYEDALERYGSDKPDLRFAMTMQDFGPYVADGGFQAFKDALSTGDADKAAAAAKGVSLAGGGVKVLVVPGKADYSRKQIEELEAQAKIYKAKGLAWMKVTGTEAAATLEGGVAKFFGESAQKICAGLGAKPGDLLLLVADSQRKIANIALGAVRSKLGRDLGLTGPGPDGKPRFEFAWIVDFPLFEFNEEENRWEAAHHMFSWPQDRYHATLEQDPGSVKGDLYDLVLNGYELASGSIRIHDPELQKRIFSIVGFDPAEAEQKFGFLTQAFKYGAPPHGGIAPGLDRLVMLMAGETSIKEVIAFPKNSFAVSPMDNCPSEVDQKQLDELHLSVVQPKKE from the coding sequence ATGAAGCGTACAACAAACTGTGGCGCCCTGCGGAAGGCCGATACGGGGAAAACGGTTGTTTTAAACGGTTGGGTACACCGGAAACGGGATCACGGGGGCATTTCTTTTATCAACCTCCGGGACCGCTACGGCATAAGCCAGGTGGTGGTCGATTCGGACGCCCCTGCGGAATTAAGCGCCCTGGCCGCGGAGCTGCGGAATGAGTTCTGCATTGCCGTGGAGGGTATTGTCCGTTCCCGGCCCGATACGATGATAAACCCCGACATGCCCACCGGTGAGATCGAAGTGGTTGCCAAGAAGCTGCTCATCCTGAATCGGTCCGAGGTGCTCCCCTTCCAGGTTGACGAGGAATCGGAGGCCAAGGAGGAACTGCGCCTGAGCTACCGCTACCTGGATCTCCGGTCTGCGGGGATGCAGCGGCGGATAAAACTGCGAAACGATGTGGCCTTTGCGGTTCGGGAATGGATGATCGGCCAGGGCTTCTACGAGATCGAGACCCCCACCTTCATCAAATCAACCCCCGAGGGCGCCCGGGATTACCTGGTTCCTTCCCGTTTATACCCGGGCAAATTCTACGCACTGCCCCAATCGCCCCAGCTCTACAAGCAGATACTCATGGTTGGGGGCTTCGACAAGTACTTCCAGATTGCCCGGTGTTACCGTGACGAGGACGCCCGGGGGGATCGCCAGCCCGAATTTACCCAGATTGATATCGAAATGTCCTTCGTCAGCCGGGATGACATCCTCGCCATGACCGAAGGGCTTATGGGCCATGTGTTCAAAAAAACCCTGGACCGGGAACTCCCCCCCCATTTCACGCGTCTCAGCTATGAGGATGCCCTGGAACGCTACGGATCCGACAAGCCGGACCTCCGCTTCGCTATGACGATGCAGGACTTTGGCCCCTATGTTGCCGATGGCGGTTTCCAGGCCTTTAAGGATGCCCTGTCCACGGGCGATGCCGATAAGGCCGCCGCAGCCGCCAAGGGGGTAAGCCTCGCAGGCGGCGGAGTGAAGGTGCTGGTCGTTCCCGGCAAGGCCGATTACTCACGGAAACAGATCGAAGAGCTGGAAGCCCAGGCGAAGATCTACAAGGCTAAGGGATTGGCCTGGATGAAGGTCACCGGAACGGAGGCCGCTGCTACCCTGGAGGGCGGGGTAGCCAAGTTTTTTGGGGAGAGCGCGCAGAAGATCTGTGCCGGCCTTGGGGCGAAACCCGGGGACCTCCTGCTCCTGGTTGCCGATTCCCAGCGGAAGATCGCCAATATCGCCCTGGGAGCGGTTCGTTCCAAACTTGGTCGGGATTTAGGGCTTACCGGTCCCGGGCCTGACGGGAAACCGCGTTTTGAATTTGCCTGGATAGTGGATTTTCCCCTCTTTGAATTCAACGAGGAGGAAAACCGGTGGGAAGCCGCTCACCATATGTTTTCCTGGCCCCAGGATCGGTACCATGCTACCCTGGAACAGGACCCCGGTTCGGTTAAGGGGGACCTCTACGATCTGGTCCTTAACGGCTACGAACTTGCTTCGGGTTCCATTCGTATCCACGATCCGGAACTGCAAAAGCGGATCTTCAGCATTGTAGGTTTTGATCCCGCCGAGGCGGAACAGAAATTCGGTTTTCTTACCCAAGCCTTCAAGTACGGCGCCCCGCCCCACGGCGGTATAGCCCCCGGGCTGGACCGACTGGTGATGCTCATGGCCGGGGAGACCTCCATCAAGGAGGTTATCGCCTTCCCGAAAAATTCCTTTGCGGTAAGCCCCATGGATAATTGCCCCAGCGAGGTTGATCAGAAACAGCTTGATGAACTGCACCTGTCGGTGGTACAGCCGAAGAAAGAGTAA
- the ispE gene encoding 4-(cytidine 5'-diphospho)-2-C-methyl-D-erythritol kinase, with the protein MRTALSIEAPCKINLHLRVKGRRSDGFHELESIFLALAFGDTLHFELGDAGGADEFLVEDKRPRLDEEIPREDNIVLKALDLFRVRSGFDQSLRIRLEKRIPLGAGLGGGSSDGASTLLALNELAGTPFDRTGLLQAAAELGSDVPFFLQGGAAYVTGRGEHIRPIAGPPEFEVVLVNPGFPSNTAKAFRLLDAHRAAIFGEKLQGQAEFSEQSLVDALKGPPSRWPYENDFLELFLAEDCPDSSPAKDAYRAILGGFQNQGADFCGLTGSGSTCFGIFTQGGTAEKAVKSFRTDKSVSGSGVFTLLTFPLARLPNRVLI; encoded by the coding sequence ATGCGGACCGCCCTGAGCATTGAAGCTCCCTGTAAGATAAACCTGCACCTACGGGTAAAAGGCCGGCGTTCCGATGGGTTCCATGAGCTGGAGAGCATTTTTCTGGCGCTGGCTTTTGGCGATACCCTCCATTTTGAGCTTGGAGACGCCGGCGGGGCCGATGAATTCCTTGTGGAGGATAAACGCCCGCGATTGGATGAGGAAATTCCCCGGGAGGATAATATCGTCCTTAAGGCCCTGGACTTATTTAGGGTAAGGAGCGGGTTCGACCAGTCTTTGCGGATACGCTTGGAAAAGCGTATCCCCCTGGGCGCCGGTTTGGGGGGCGGATCCTCGGACGGCGCTTCAACCTTGCTGGCCCTGAACGAGTTAGCAGGGACTCCCTTCGACAGAACCGGGCTCCTGCAGGCGGCGGCGGAACTGGGCAGCGATGTTCCCTTCTTTCTGCAGGGCGGAGCGGCCTATGTGACCGGCCGGGGGGAACATATACGGCCCATTGCGGGGCCGCCGGAATTTGAGGTGGTACTGGTGAACCCTGGGTTTCCCAGCAATACCGCGAAGGCCTTTAGGCTTTTAGATGCCCATAGGGCAGCGATATTTGGAGAAAAGCTCCAGGGGCAGGCTGAATTTTCTGAGCAAAGCCTGGTCGATGCCTTGAAGGGCCCCCCTTCCCGCTGGCCTTATGAGAATGATTTCCTGGAACTCTTTCTGGCAGAGGACTGCCCGGATAGTTCCCCGGCTAAGGATGCTTACAGAGCAATTTTGGGGGGCTTTCAGAATCAGGGTGCGGATTTTTGTGGCCTTACCGGGTCGGGATCGACCTGTTTTGGAATATTTACTCAAGGAGGAACGGCGGAAAAAGCAGTAAAGTCATTTCGAACAGATAAGTCCGTGTCAGGGTCCGGAGTTTTCACACTTTTGACCTTTCCTCTTGCGCGTTTACCTAATAGGGTATTAATATAG
- the spoVG gene encoding septation regulator SpoVG, whose product MEITDIRVRKVAGEGKLKAYVTVTFDDCFVVHNVKIIEGKSGVFIAMPSRKTRVGEYKDVAHPIHPEFRAELQKKILDRYDFGNVQDDPTVEI is encoded by the coding sequence ATGGAGATTACCGATATCAGGGTCCGCAAGGTAGCCGGTGAGGGAAAACTAAAGGCTTATGTAACGGTTACGTTTGATGACTGTTTCGTTGTTCACAATGTAAAGATCATCGAGGGTAAGAGCGGCGTGTTTATTGCTATGCCGAGCCGGAAAACCAGGGTTGGAGAGTACAAGGATGTTGCCCATCCTATCCATCCGGAATTTCGGGCGGAACTACAGAAAAAGATCCTGGACCGGTACGATTTTGGTAATGTTCAGGACGATCCTACTGTAGAAATATAA
- a CDS encoding 50S ribosomal protein L25 translates to MSQVVFAAKNRTEAGSGGARRIRQAGRIPAVVYGRTGKALSIDLDALEFVNSAKGISESTIVTINVDGQTHQAFVKDTQRNITDGKILHVDFYEVEAGISLRAKVSVHVHGNPVGVREGGILESPLHEIEVECLPKDLPERIDVDIAELKVNQSIHVRDLKLGDGVRLISNADQVVALVKFAKAEVEVAAETEVAAAETAEVKDAKEPAKEAKA, encoded by the coding sequence ATGAGTCAAGTTGTTTTCGCAGCCAAAAATCGGACAGAGGCGGGGTCCGGGGGAGCCCGCCGGATCAGGCAGGCAGGCCGTATTCCGGCGGTAGTGTACGGGCGTACCGGTAAGGCCCTGTCCATAGACCTGGATGCTCTGGAATTTGTCAATAGCGCCAAGGGAATTTCCGAAAGTACCATCGTTACCATCAATGTCGATGGACAGACCCATCAGGCCTTTGTAAAGGATACCCAACGGAATATCACCGACGGCAAGATCCTGCACGTCGATTTCTACGAAGTCGAAGCCGGGATTTCCCTGCGGGCCAAAGTTTCGGTCCACGTTCACGGGAATCCGGTCGGAGTCCGGGAAGGGGGCATTCTGGAATCGCCCCTCCACGAGATTGAAGTGGAATGTCTGCCCAAGGATCTTCCGGAACGGATCGATGTGGATATTGCGGAACTTAAGGTTAACCAGTCCATCCACGTTCGGGACCTTAAACTGGGCGATGGGGTACGGCTTATTTCCAACGCCGATCAGGTAGTTGCCCTGGTGAAATTCGCCAAAGCGGAAGTTGAAGTCGCCGCTGAAACAGAAGTGGCCGCTGCAGAAACTGCGGAAGTTAAGGATGCCAAGGAACCTGCTAAGGAAGCCAAGGCTTAA
- the tilS gene encoding tRNA lysidine(34) synthetase TilS, translating into MDRRAFEASAAAGLGSWPETTVFLAAVSGGADSTAMLAALAALGRFEFRCLHVEHGIRPAPESRGDAAAVEALCAEFGIPCSVVSIAPGKIERTAKKRGIGVEAAARLYRHAAWNAEARRVGAAKVLVAHTREDLLETGLMRILRGSGPAGLAAMPRSRGIVIRPLLDRSRAEILAYLEERGIPYRTDSTNTDPKYLRNRIRHTLIPCLDEFFPGWRKTLQDLAETQRMAADFLEAEATARIPWRDEGRGLSVSSNSFFSQPPILREEALFAALDRMAEKGRVKPPRRRNLRLFAQGAFDTLDLGFAILKKDAEKLSLGLPRTGETGFSLLIKEPGIYKLKGLTIRAFSGENTGSPAQLAAKFPAQSGFFATLPLALRQNYPEDYIVRGGRKRRGAESVRAAGVSAGNCVGSAAFGLITAEDTRGPAAFIGRGQDGFEIVLAREEEVREKHLFFSIQH; encoded by the coding sequence TTGGACAGACGTGCCTTTGAAGCTTCGGCGGCTGCGGGTTTGGGAAGCTGGCCGGAAACTACGGTGTTTCTCGCCGCAGTTTCCGGAGGGGCGGATTCTACCGCCATGCTTGCCGCCTTGGCTGCCCTGGGCCGGTTTGAATTCCGTTGTCTCCATGTGGAGCATGGTATCCGGCCCGCTCCCGAAAGCCGGGGGGACGCTGCTGCGGTGGAGGCCCTCTGCGCAGAGTTTGGCATCCCCTGTTCCGTGGTTTCCATTGCCCCGGGGAAGATAGAAAGAACCGCTAAGAAGCGGGGTATAGGTGTGGAAGCGGCAGCCCGGTTGTACCGGCATGCCGCCTGGAATGCCGAAGCCCGGCGGGTAGGGGCGGCAAAGGTCCTGGTGGCCCATACCCGGGAGGATCTTCTGGAGACTGGGTTGATGCGCATACTCCGGGGTTCCGGTCCGGCGGGTCTGGCGGCCATGCCGCGTTCCCGGGGTATCGTAATCAGGCCCCTTCTGGACCGCAGCCGCGCCGAAATCCTCGCCTACCTTGAAGAACGGGGCATCCCCTACAGAACCGATTCCACCAATACTGACCCAAAGTACCTGCGTAACCGTATCCGGCATACACTGATCCCCTGTCTGGACGAATTTTTCCCCGGGTGGAGGAAGACCCTGCAGGATCTGGCGGAAACCCAGCGCATGGCTGCGGATTTTCTTGAGGCCGAAGCTACGGCCAGGATACCCTGGAGAGATGAAGGACGGGGCTTGTCTGTTTCATCAAACAGCTTTTTTTCCCAGCCTCCCATACTTCGGGAGGAAGCCCTCTTTGCAGCCTTAGACCGGATGGCGGAAAAAGGCCGGGTAAAACCGCCCAGGCGGAGGAACCTCCGGCTTTTTGCCCAGGGGGCCTTCGATACCCTGGATCTGGGATTCGCCATACTTAAAAAGGATGCGGAAAAGCTTAGCCTGGGTTTGCCCCGGACCGGAGAAACCGGGTTTTCACTGTTGATTAAAGAGCCGGGAATATATAAGCTAAAGGGGCTTACCATTCGGGCTTTTTCCGGGGAAAACACGGGGTCTCCCGCGCAGCTTGCAGCGAAGTTCCCCGCACAGTCGGGTTTTTTTGCGACCCTTCCATTGGCGTTACGGCAAAATTATCCTGAGGATTACATAGTCCGGGGAGGCCGAAAACGCCGGGGAGCGGAGAGTGTTCGGGCCGCCGGCGTTTCCGCGGGAAACTGCGTTGGAAGCGCCGCTTTCGGCCTTATCACTGCCGAAGATACCCGGGGACCTGCTGCGTTTATCGGCCGGGGGCAGGATGGTTTTGAGATTGTTCTAGCCAGGGAAGAAGAGGTCCGGGAAAAACACCTGTTCTTTTCCATACAACACTAA
- the ftsH gene encoding ATP-dependent zinc metalloprotease FtsH: protein MFDDKNNKMPPPRPPVQAGRPNRFALFFFLIIVGVFIAYFFRTDTTAVQEISYSAFTNYLERNEISAVKILDTNVIEGTIRESSGNLRQFKTLIPYQDPSLLPTLRERGINVSGGASKVSPLRIFLEFLPWIIGFGFIWFMMRNMQGTGNKAFQFGKSRAKRYQDEGKKTTFADVAGQIDAKYELQEVVSFLKDPQKFTKMGARIPKGVLLVGMPGTGKTLMAKAVAGEAGVAYFHMSGSDFVEMFVGVGASRVRDLFDQGRKSAPCIIFIDELDAVGRTRGAGYGGGHDEREQTLNQLLVEMDGFDSKDGVIILAATNRPDVLDPALLRPGRFDRQVMVAMPDIKEREAILKIHSDKIPLSKEVDLSRIARATPGMSGAEIANLVNEAALYAARQDKPTVEMPDFEEARDKVLMGVARKTLVISEKERRMTAFHEAGHALLHYFLKNADPLHKVTIVPHGRALGMAMSLPLEDSYSRTKGWIEDRIVICYGGWVAEKLFYDETTTGTKQDLQQATEMARRMVCEWGMADEMGPVTYGQEDEPIFIGKEIARHKEYSEDTARLIDSAVKKILDSAKNLAESILHTRKAELEKLAEALITQETLIDDEVRSILGLPPRDDSGSLNAGLAEA, encoded by the coding sequence ATGTTCGATGATAAAAACAACAAGATGCCGCCGCCGCGTCCGCCGGTTCAAGCCGGCCGGCCTAATCGTTTCGCCCTATTTTTTTTCCTCATCATCGTTGGTGTTTTTATCGCCTATTTCTTTAGAACCGATACCACAGCGGTACAGGAGATTTCCTACTCCGCCTTTACCAATTACCTGGAACGGAATGAGATAAGCGCCGTAAAGATCCTGGATACCAACGTAATAGAAGGAACTATCAGGGAATCAAGCGGGAACTTGCGGCAGTTCAAGACCCTCATCCCCTACCAGGATCCTTCGTTGCTGCCCACCCTGCGGGAACGGGGTATCAATGTATCCGGCGGGGCAAGCAAGGTTAGCCCCCTGCGGATATTCCTGGAATTTCTCCCCTGGATTATCGGTTTCGGTTTTATCTGGTTCATGATGCGGAATATGCAGGGTACGGGGAACAAGGCTTTCCAGTTCGGGAAGAGCCGGGCCAAGCGCTACCAGGATGAGGGGAAAAAAACCACCTTTGCCGATGTGGCGGGCCAGATAGATGCCAAGTACGAATTGCAGGAAGTGGTTTCCTTTCTGAAGGACCCGCAGAAATTCACCAAGATGGGAGCTAGAATACCCAAAGGGGTGCTCCTGGTGGGTATGCCCGGAACCGGTAAGACCCTGATGGCCAAGGCGGTTGCCGGGGAAGCCGGGGTGGCCTACTTCCATATGTCGGGCTCCGATTTTGTCGAAATGTTTGTAGGCGTCGGCGCCAGCCGGGTTCGGGATCTTTTTGATCAGGGCCGGAAAAGCGCCCCCTGTATTATTTTTATCGACGAACTGGACGCCGTGGGACGTACCCGGGGCGCCGGTTATGGCGGAGGCCACGACGAACGGGAACAGACCCTGAACCAGCTTCTGGTTGAAATGGACGGTTTCGATTCCAAGGACGGGGTTATCATTTTAGCGGCCACCAACAGACCGGACGTTCTTGACCCGGCGCTGCTCCGGCCCGGCCGCTTTGACCGGCAGGTGATGGTGGCCATGCCGGATATCAAGGAGCGGGAAGCTATCCTTAAAATTCACTCGGATAAGATACCCCTGTCAAAAGAGGTGGATCTGAGCCGCATAGCCCGGGCAACCCCGGGGATGAGCGGCGCGGAGATCGCCAACCTGGTCAACGAAGCGGCCCTCTATGCCGCCCGACAGGATAAGCCCACCGTGGAGATGCCCGACTTCGAGGAAGCCCGGGACAAGGTACTCATGGGGGTAGCCCGGAAGACCCTGGTAATCTCCGAAAAGGAACGGCGGATGACCGCCTTCCACGAAGCCGGCCACGCCCTGCTCCATTACTTTCTCAAAAACGCCGATCCCCTCCATAAGGTAACCATAGTTCCCCACGGCAGGGCCCTGGGAATGGCCATGTCCCTTCCGCTGGAGGACAGTTATAGCCGTACCAAGGGTTGGATCGAAGACCGGATTGTAATTTGCTACGGCGGCTGGGTGGCGGAGAAGCTCTTCTACGATGAAACCACCACCGGGACCAAGCAGGATCTGCAGCAGGCCACGGAAATGGCCCGGCGCATGGTCTGTGAATGGGGTATGGCGGATGAAATGGGCCCCGTAACCTATGGTCAGGAGGACGAGCCCATCTTTATCGGCAAGGAAATAGCCCGTCACAAGGAATACTCCGAGGACACGGCCCGGCTAATCGACAGCGCGGTGAAGAAAATCCTGGATAGCGCAAAAAATCTGGCCGAATCCATCCTGCATACCCGTAAGGCGGAGTTGGAAAAGCTGGCCGAAGCGCTTATTACCCAGGAAACCCTCATCGACGATGAGGTGCGTTCAATCCTCGGACTTCCCCCCCGGGATGATTCCGGTTCATTGAACGCCGGTCTTGCAGAGGCCTGA